A single Triticum dicoccoides isolate Atlit2015 ecotype Zavitan chromosome 2A, WEW_v2.0, whole genome shotgun sequence DNA region contains:
- the LOC119358426 gene encoding uncharacterized protein LOC119358426: MSGGMRQILNLGLYDGLKRAYSLRRLNLSKMKFFHPTAEEAAAHGKVLPTLALDKARATNRKGICNIKLATAEAAAPKMDMPKSDLVMGPPQISPCLQSRRFVHFFPTASESKVILGDRGNRMLRFNIVDGSRYMDTLPCLHGVKEMPMVISVPPTDVHLPDGEDTGDLYIIDGLLHPDKAEVRPQFEALVWRGFPKSAVSSRFWHCDILPLPPWISHHKHGMVFGHALVDNSICFSICGAEGAGTYCFHIATREWSKAGDWLMPFNGKANYVPERGLWFGITQDNRPCAADLSGLVRGEELSPDKMRIWERDDLPEEWQPKSLHNSCAVSLGSGRFIIVDFLDVMKFDKEWNEMSPVKEFALFTGMELAFSNGKGKNGRNGASKDNGHHSSGTDCSGNESCNCSVSGNENGGKGHYLLFLPFFTLSVLLFIFYSCLYFKIF, encoded by the coding sequence ATGAGCGGAGGCATGCGGCAGATCCTGAACTTGGGGCTGTATGACGGGCTCAAACGCGCGTATTCGCTGCGGCGCCTGAACCTCTCCAAGATGAAATTTTTTCACCCGACGGCAGAAGAGGCGGCCGCGCATGGCAAGGTGCTGCCCACACTGGCCCTCGACAAGGCCCGTGCCACCAATAGGAAAGGGATCTGCAACATTAAactggcgacggcggaggcggcggcgcccaAGATGGATATGCCAAAATCCGACCTGGTCATGGGGCCACCGCAAATCTCCCCCTGCCTGCAGTCCCGTCGCTTCGTCCATTTCTTCCCCACCGCCTCGGAGAGCAAGGTCATCTTGGGCGACCGCGGGAACCGCATGTTACGCTTCAACATCGTCGATGGCTCCCGCTACATGGATACCCTGCCATGCCTCCACGGTGTCAAGGAGATGCCGATGGTCATCTCCGTCCCTCCAACGGACGTGCACCTTCCTGATGGCGAAGACACTGGCGACCTCTACATCATCGATGGCCTCCTCCATCCGGACAAGGCAGAGGTGCGGCCGCAGTTCGAGGCCCTGGTGTGGAGGGGGTTCCCCAAGTCCGCCGTATCTAGCAGGTTCTGGCACTGTGACATCCTCCCTCTGCCGCCGTGGATCAGCCACCACAAGCACGGCATGGTCTTCGGTCACGCCCTCGTCGACAACAGCATCTGCTTCTCCATCTGTGGAGCCGAGGGTGCCGGCACCTACTGCTTCCACATCGCGACTCGTGAGTGGAGCAAAGCTGGCGACTGGCTCATGCCCTTCAATGGCAAGGCGAATTATGTCCCCGAGCGTGGACTCTGGTTTGGCATCACACAAGACAACCGCCCTTGCGCTGCCGACCTCTCAGGCCTCGTCAGAGGGGAGGAGCTGTCGCCAGACAAGATGCGGATCTGGGAGCGTGATGACCTGCCAGAGGAGTGGCAGCCAAAGAGCTTGCACAATTCCTGTGCTGTCAGCCTTGGTTCTGGCAGATTCATCATCGTGGACTTCTTGGATGTCATGAAATTCGACAAGGAATGGAACGAGATGAGTCCCGTCAAGGAATTTGCCCTCTTCACCGGTATGGAGCTAGCCTTCAGCAACGGCAAAGGCAAGAATGGCAGAAATGGTGCCAGTAAAGACAATGGCCACCACAGTAGTGGCACCGATTGCTCCGGCAATGAGAGTTGCAACTGCAGTGTCTCTGGCAACGAGAATGGCGGCAAAGGCCACTACCTCCTTTTCCTGCCTTTTTTTACGCTTtctgttttactttttattttttactcttgtttatactttaaaatattctgA